The Tripterygium wilfordii isolate XIE 37 chromosome 4, ASM1340144v1, whole genome shotgun sequence genome has a window encoding:
- the LOC119996549 gene encoding ARF guanine-nucleotide exchange factor GNL2, protein MEGNKTKKELTKSKRKELALSCMLNTEVGAVLAVIRRPLDHTSQYFSPQEDNFDANILQSLKSLRSILFNPQQEWRAIDPSIYLSPFLDVIQSDDIPAAATGVALSAVLKILKLEIFDEKTPGARDAINAVVTGITSCRLERTDHASEDAVMIRILQVLTAIMKHNASVLLTDHAVCTIVNTCFQVVQQSARRGDLLQRSARYTMHELIQVIFSRLPDIEVKDGEESESDTEDVDIGSTLDSGYGVRCAVDIFHFLCSLLNVVEVVGTEGHSAQTSDEDVQLFALNLINSAIELSGDAIGKHPKLLRMIQDDLFHHLIHYGTCSSPFVLSMICSSVLNIYHFLRRFIRLQLEAFFAFVLLKNAATGSPYRLQEVALEGIINFCRQPEFIIEIFVNYDCDPTCRNLFEEIGKLLCRNSFPAGGPLTTLQMQAFEGLLIMIHNIADSVDKEDDSSVAGTYPIDIHEYRPFWEEKSGDSENLVEHSRIRKAQKRKILIAGHHFNRDEKKGLAYLTHCHLVSDPPDPKAFALFFRFTPGLDKNLIGDYLGDPDEFHIQVLKQFTETFQFAGMILDPALRTYLETFRLPGEAQKIQRILEAFSERFYDQQSSEIFVSKDCVYILCYSLIMLNTDQHNPQVKKKMTEEEFIRNNRQINGGNDLPREYLSELFHSISTNAITLFVQSGVPIEMNPSRWIELMNRSKIMQPFILCDFDPRLGRDMFACIAGPSIAALSAFFEHADEDEMLHECIEGLISVARIAQYGLEDTLDELLASFSKFTTLLNPYASAEETLFAFSHDMKPRMATLAVFTIANNFADSIRGGWRNIVDCLLKLKRLKLLPQSVIEFDASSSPPSDNIPPDMRSESGVIFPSQDHKFGNPKSSMSRFSHFLSLECMEDSLSLGMNEFEQNLKIIKQCQIGSIFSNSSNLPDDALLNLGRSLIYSAAGKGQKFSTPIEEEETVGFCWDLIIAIVLANIQRFQTFWPYFHDYLLGVAQFPLFSPVPFAEKAIIGLFKVCLKILASCRVDKLPEELIFKSINLMWKLDKEILDTCCESITQSVSKIIIEYPANLQTYLGWKSVLHLLSVTGRHPETYDQGVETFIMLMSDSTHVSRINYAYCIDCAFAFVALRNSPLDKNLKILDLLADSVNLLIQWYKSACSESGNNFSIVTNTSNSSLEENSKGLGSNFTMNFFVKLGEAFRKTSLARREEIRNHAVSSLQKSFILAEELDISSMNCINCFNLVIFAMVDDLHEKMVEYSRRENAEREMRSMEGTLKIAIEMMTDVYLQFQKQIASNPGFRTFWLGLLRRMDTCMKADLGEYGETRLQETVPDLLRKMITKMKEEEILVQKEDDDDDLWDITYIQIQWIVPSLKEELFPEQEI, encoded by the exons ATGGAGGGAAACAAGACAAAGAAAGAACTCACCAAATCTAAAAGGAAAGAGCTTGCCCTCTCCTGCATGTTAAACACAGAAGTTGGTGCTGTCCTTGCAGTGATCCGGCGACCACTGGATCATACCAGTCAATACTTCTCCCCTCAAGAAGACAATTTTGACGCCAACATTCTCCAATCCTTGAAATCTCTACGTTCCATTCTATTTAATCCTCAACAAGAATGGCGAGCCATTGATCCCTCCATCTACCTATCTCCATTTCTTGATGTCATACAGAGCGATGACATCCCCGCTGCGGCCACAGGTGTTGCTCTATCTGCAGTTTTGAAGATACTCAAACTTGAAATCTTTGATGAGAAGACCCCGGGAGCTAGAGATGCTATAAATGCTGTTGTTACGGGGATCACAAGCTGTCGCCTTGAAAGAACTGACCATGCATCTGAAGATGCTGTGATGATTAGAATTTTACAGGTTTTGACCGCAATCATGAAGCACAATGCCTCGGTTCTGCTCACAGATCACGCTGTCTGTACTATTGTCAATACCTGTTTTCAGGTTGTTCAACAGTCTGCAAGAAGAGGGGATTTGCTTCAACGAAGCGCAAGGTACACAATGCATGAGTTGATACAAGTTATATTTTCAAGGTTACCTGATATTGAGGTCAAAGATGGAGAGGAATCAGAGTCTGACACTGAGGACGTTGATATAGGCAGCACTTTAGATTCGGGTTATGGGGTTCGTTGCGCTGTTGATATCTTTCATTTCTTGTGCTCCTTGCTAAATGTTGTAGAAGTTGTGGGAACAGAAGGGCATTCTGCTCAGACTTCTGATGAGGATGTTCAGCTTTTCGCattgaatttgataaattcTGCCATAGAGTTGAGTGGAGATGCAATTGGGAAGCACCCAAAGCTGTTAAGGATGATCCAAGATGACCTTTTTCACCATTTGATTCATTACGGGACATGTTCGAGCCCATTCGTGCTGTCCATGATCTGCAGTTCTGTTTTGAACATTTACCACTTTCTTCGCAG GTTTATTCGTCTCCAACTGGAAGCCTTCTTTGCCTTTGTGTTGCTGAAAAATGCAGCGACGGGAAGTCCATATCGGCTGCAAGAAGTTGCACTTGAAGGAATTATAAATTTCTGCAGACAACCTGAATTCATCATTGAAATCTTTGTGAATTATGATTGTGATCCCACTTGTCGAAACTTGTTTGAGGAAATTGGGAAGTTGCTTTGCAGAAACTCATTTCCAGCAGGTGGTCCTTTAACCACTTTACAGATGCAAGCCTTTGAAGGACTACTTATCATGATTCACAACATTGCTGACAGCGTTGACAAAGAAGATGATTCAAGTGTTGCTGGAACATATCCAATTGATATTCATGAGTATAGACCCTTTTGGGAAGAAAAATCTGGAGATTCAGAGAATTTGGTGGAGCACTCGAGGATAAGAAAAGcacagaaaaggaaaatattgaTCGCTGGACACCATTTCAATCGGGATGAAAAGAAGGGTTTGGCCTACCTGACACACTGTCATTTGGTGTCCGATCCACCAGATCCAAAAGCCTTTGCGCTGTTCTTCCGCTTTACTCCTGGACTAGACAAGAACCTGATAGGGGATTATCTTGGCGATCCTGATGAATTCCATATACAAGTTCTCAAACAATTCACAGAAACTTTCCAATTCGCAGGCATGATTCTGGACCCTGCTCTACGTACATATCTTGAGACTTTCCGGTTGCCTGGTGAGGCACAAAAGATTCAGAGGATCCTTGAAGCATTTTCTGAGAGGTTCTATGATCAACAATCCTCAGAAATTTTTGTCAGCAAGGATTGTGTATACATTCTATGTTATTCCCTCATTATGCTCAACACTGATCAACACAACCCGCAAGTTAAGAAGAAGATGACAGAAGAAGAATTCATCAGGAACAATAGGCAAATTAATGGAGGGAATGATCTTCCAAGAGAGTACCTCTCTGAACTTTTCCACTCCATATCAACCAATGCAATCACTCTTTTTGTTCAATCTGGTGTACCAATAGAAATGAACCCAAGCAGATGGATAGAGCTGATGAACCGATCCAAAATTATGCAGCCCTTCATCTTATGTGATTTTGATCCTCGTCTGGGAAGAGATATGTTTGCCTGCATTGCCGGTCCATCAATTGCTGCTCTTTCTGCATTTTTCGAGCATGCTGATGAGGATGAAATGCTTCATGAATGCATTGAAGGACTGATCTCAGTAGCCAGAATAGCTCAATATGGACTAGAAGACACTCTTGATGAGCTTCTTGCTTCATTCAGCAAATTCACTACCCTGTTAAATCCTTATGCCTCTGCAGAAGAAACACTGTTCGCATTTAGCCATGATATGAAACCGAGAATGGCTACTCTTGCTGTTTTCACCATTGCGAACAACTTTGCAGATTCAATTCGTGGGGGTTGGAGGAACATTGTGGACTGTTTGTTAAAACTCAAACGGCTTAAGCTTCTTCCCCAGTCGGTCATTGAATTTGACGCCTCTTCGTCCCCACCGTCTGATAATATTCCGCCTGACATGAGATCTGAATCAGGTGTAATTTTCCCTTCTCAAGATCACAAATTTGGCAATCCCAAGAGTTCAATGAGTCGTTTCTCACATTTTCTATCTCTAGAGTGTATGGAAGACTCACTATCTCTCGGCATGAATGAATTTGAACAGAACCTCAAGATTATCAAACAATGCCAAATTGGAAGCATCTTCAGCAATAGTTCAAACTTACCTGATGATGCGTTGTTGAATCTTGGGCGTTCTCTGATATATTCAGCTGCAGGAAAAGGCCAAAAGTTTAGCACTCCaatcgaagaagaagaaactgttGGGTTCTGTTGGGATTTGATAATTGCCATTGTTTTGGCTAACATCCAGAGGTTCCAGACATTTTGGCCTTATTTTCATGATTATCTGCTAGGAGTTGCTCAGTTTCCTTTATTCTCACCAGTCCCCTTTGCAGAAAAGGCCATTATAGGCCTATTCAAGGTCTGTCTCAAGATCCTGGCTTCATGCAGAGTTGACAAACTACCAGAGGAGCTTATTTTCAAATCCATTAATTTGATGTGGAAGCTTGATAAAGAAATCCTTGACACATGTTGCGAATCCATAACACAGTCAGTCAGCAAGATAATCATTGAATACCCTGCAAATTTGCAAACCTATCTGGGGTGGAAATCAGTCCTGCATTTGTTATCAGTTACTGGCCGGCACCCAGAAACCTATGATCAGGGAGTGGAAACTTTTATCATGTTGATGTCTGATTCAACGCATGTTTCGCGGATAAACTACGCTTACTGTATTGACTGCGCATTTGCCTTTGTTGCGCTCAGGAACAGTCCGTTGGATAAGAACTTGAAGATTCTGGACCTACTTGCAGACTCAGTGAACCTACTGATCCAATGGTATAAATCTGCATGTTCAGAGTCGGGAAACAATTTCAGCATTGTAACCAACACCAGTAATTCATCATTAGAGGAGAACTCAAAAGGTCTTGGTTCTAACTTTACAATGAATTTCTTTGTAAAATTGGGAGAAGCATTTAGAAAGACCAGTTTAGCGAGGAGAGAGGAGATAAGAAACCATGCGGTCTCGTCACTCCAAAAAAGTTTCATATTGGCCGAGGAATTGGATATCTCATCGATGAACTGTATCAACTGTTTCAACCTGGTGATCTTTGCAATGGTTGATGATTTACATGAAAAGATGGTCGAGTATTCGAGGCGTGAGAATGCAGAGAGGGAGATGAGAAGTATGGAGGGGACTCTAAAGATTGCAATAGAGATGATGACAGATGTGTACTTACAGTTCCAAAAACAGATTGCAAGTAATCCTGGATTTAGGACATTCTGGTTAGGACTGTTGAGAAGAATGGATACATGCATGAAGGCTGATTTGGGCGAATATGGCGAGACAAGATTACAAGAGACAGTTCCGGACTTGTTAAGAAAGATGATCACAAAGATGAAGGAAGAGGAGATTTTAGTGcagaaagaagatgatgatgatgatctatGGGATATTACTTACATTCAGATACAGTGGATTGTTCCTTCACTCAAAGAGGAGCTGTTTCCTGAACAAGAAATTTAG
- the LOC119996547 gene encoding trihelix transcription factor ASIL2: MDDMEDDARYPPKPYSFNRQKLPSYPHRASSRYEDNRFGMYNEQNDPDEYDIDYEDDDDEGDEDIDASSNVYRHNFEGSHDFRRYPKRQKLKNSVDNFQFVARSTKSSFGDRNSGSNWSEDEEFVLLEAWGDKFLQFGRSLRSEDWVEVAEKVTEETGSRRTEAQCRSILDSLKRKYRKEKSKMEQMGINGSKWRFFKKLDMLLGFSGIKEWNGGLACGVDSGEFVFMDTRVYLERANGFDEMRDSPVDSEGEMENEDGDVLSSKRCEDSSLRVLADSVEKFGEIYEKIESSKREHMLELEKMREDFRRELELQKKQILEKAQTEIAKNRDANDNDEDTDDDSAENLSD, encoded by the coding sequence ATGGATGACATGGAGGATGATGCCAGGTACCCACCTAAACCCTACTCGTTCAATCGCCAAAAGCTTCCCTCGTATCCCCATCGAGCCTCCAGTCGTTACGAGGACAATCGATTCGGCATGTACAATGAACAGAACGACCCGGATGAATACGACATCGATTATGAAGATGACGATGACGAGGGAGACGAGGACATCGACGCCTCCTCAAATGTCTATCGCCACAATTTCGAAGGGAGTCACGATTTCAGGCGATACCCAAAGCGGCAAAAACTGAAAAACTCTGTGGATAACTTCCAATTCGTGGCGAGAAGCACGAAATCATCCTTCGGGGACCGTAATTCGGGATCCAATTGGAGCGAGGATGAGGAGTTCGTGCTTTTAGAGGCGTGGGGTGACAAATTTCTGCAATTTGGGAGGAGCCTGAGGTCGGAGGACTGGGTCGAGGTGGCGGAAAAAGTAACGGAAGAGACTGGTTCTCGGAGAACAGAAGCTCAATGTAGGAGCATATTGGATTCATTAAAGAGAAAGTATAGAAAGGAGAAATCGAAAATGGAGCAAATGGGGATCAATGGTAGCAAATGGCGTTTCTTCAAGAAGTTGGACATGTTGTTGGGGTTTTcagggataaaagagtggaatggTGGTTTAGCTTGTGGGGTTGATTCAGGTGAGTTTGTGTTTATGGATACACGTGTGTATTTGGAGCGTGCAAATGGGTTTGATGAAATGAGGGACAGTCCCGTAGATTCAGAAGGGGAGATGGAGAATGAGGACGGGGATGTGCTTTCAAGTAAAAGGTGTGAGGATTCATCTTTGAGGGTGTTGGCAGATTCAGTGGAGAAGTTTGGGGAGATATATGAGAAGATAGAGAGTAGTAAGAGGGAGCATATGCTGGAGTTGGAGAAGATGAGGGAGGATTTCCGTAGGGAGTTGGAGTTGCAAAAGAAGCAGATTTTGGAGAAGGCTCAGACCGAGATTGCAAaaaatagggatgccaatgataATGATGAGGATACAGATGATGATTCTGCAGAGAATCTCAGTGATTAA
- the LOC119996548 gene encoding uncharacterized protein LOC119996548, translating into MAWRQLIFKERPFSIRSQPPQITPGLFRFFSKSTTPFIVKVGIPEFLNGISGGVEAHVTKLESEIGDLHKLLVTRTLKLKKLGIPCKHRKLLLKYTHKYRLGLWRPRAEPVKAG; encoded by the exons ATGGCGTGGAGGCAGTTGATCTTCAAAGAGAGACCATTCTCAATTCGATCACAGCCGCCACAGATTACTCCTGGGTTGTTCAGATTCTTCTCCAAGTCCACAACTCCATTTATCG TCAAGGTTGGAATACCAGAATTTCTGAACGGAATCAGTGGAGGGGTTGAAGCCCATGTGACCAAGCTTGAATCTGAGATCGGAGACCTTCATAAACTGCTTGTTACTCGTACGCTGAAACTCAAGAAACTTGGCATCCCCTGCAAGCAT AGGAAGCTGTTGTTGAAATACACCCACAAGTATAGATTGGGACTGTGGAGGCCTAGAGCTGAACCTGTGAAAGCCGGATAA